In Micrococcus luteus NCTC 2665, a single window of DNA contains:
- a CDS encoding polysaccharide deacetylase family protein, with protein sequence MTKKIYVSVGIDVDAVGGWLGSYGGEDSPGDISRGMFAGEVGVPRLLQLFQRRDLPVSWFWPGHSIETFPEQFDAVVEAGHEIGVHGYSHENPIAMTRQQETEILDYCTELIEKRSGTKPVGYVAPWWEFSKVTNEILLDRGFLYDHSLMHDDHTPYYVRKGDTWTKIDYDADSAHAWMKPLERGEETDLIEIPASWYLDDLPPMMFIKSSPNSHGFVSPRDIEQLWKDQFDWVHREMDYAVFPITIHPDVSGRPQNLLMLERLLDHIQDHDGVEFAYMKDVATDFARRRPRTQG encoded by the coding sequence ATGACCAAGAAGATCTACGTGAGTGTGGGCATCGACGTCGACGCGGTCGGCGGCTGGCTCGGCTCCTACGGCGGCGAGGACTCCCCCGGGGACATCTCCCGCGGCATGTTCGCCGGAGAAGTGGGCGTGCCCCGCCTGCTGCAGCTGTTCCAGCGCCGCGACCTGCCCGTCTCCTGGTTCTGGCCCGGGCACTCGATCGAGACGTTCCCCGAGCAGTTCGACGCCGTGGTCGAGGCCGGACACGAGATCGGCGTCCACGGCTACTCCCACGAGAACCCCATCGCCATGACCCGCCAGCAGGAGACCGAGATCCTCGACTACTGCACCGAGCTCATCGAGAAGCGCTCCGGCACCAAGCCGGTGGGCTACGTGGCGCCCTGGTGGGAGTTCTCCAAGGTGACCAACGAGATCCTGCTGGACCGCGGCTTCCTCTACGACCACTCGCTCATGCACGACGACCACACCCCGTACTACGTGCGCAAGGGCGACACCTGGACCAAGATCGACTACGACGCCGACTCCGCCCACGCGTGGATGAAGCCGCTCGAGCGCGGCGAGGAGACCGACCTCATCGAGATCCCCGCGTCCTGGTACCTGGACGACCTGCCGCCCATGATGTTCATCAAGTCCAGCCCCAACAGCCACGGCTTCGTCTCCCCGCGGGACATCGAGCAGCTGTGGAAGGACCAGTTCGACTGGGTGCACCGGGAGATGGACTACGCCGTCTTCCCCATCACCATCCATCCGGACGTGTCCGGGCGCCCGCAGAACCTGCTCATGCTGGAACGGCTCCTCGACCACATCCAGGACCACGACGGCGTCGAATTCGCCTACATGAAGGACGTCGCCACGGACTTCGCCCGGCGCCGTCCGCGCACCCAGGGCTGA
- a CDS encoding asparaginase, with translation MTRVHVLATGGTIASRSGEGSGATAGDAAEAILAGMDATADVEITGEDVMTVGSYRLGLPELATIARTARERAADPGIDGVVVTHGTDTMEETAFLADLLNGTDTPVVFTGAQRAADHPDTDGPRNLRQAVLAAAQPDARGLGVLIAFDGALLSARGTRKGHTMASQPFTGGTLVGTTHGDGFHLHARPHRPGTLDLPDSGLDGTRVDLVTAHPGADPAALTWAADRGADVVVLAGTGLGNAGPGHAEAVAELADRGVPVVLATRTLAGPVLGVYGDGGGADILAAGAVPAGELTPFQARILAATVAASHPDPPEFRAQFERLR, from the coding sequence ATGACCCGCGTCCACGTCCTCGCCACCGGCGGCACGATCGCCTCGCGCTCCGGCGAGGGCTCCGGCGCCACGGCCGGAGACGCCGCGGAGGCAATTCTCGCGGGCATGGACGCGACCGCCGACGTCGAGATCACCGGCGAGGACGTGATGACGGTCGGCAGCTACCGGCTCGGGCTGCCGGAGCTGGCCACGATCGCCCGCACCGCACGTGAGCGCGCGGCGGACCCCGGCATCGACGGCGTCGTGGTCACGCACGGCACAGACACCATGGAGGAGACCGCGTTCCTCGCGGACCTGCTGAACGGCACGGACACCCCCGTGGTGTTCACGGGCGCGCAGCGCGCCGCCGACCACCCGGACACCGACGGCCCCCGCAACCTGCGCCAGGCCGTCCTCGCCGCCGCCCAACCGGACGCCCGCGGGCTCGGCGTCCTCATCGCCTTCGACGGCGCGCTGCTGTCCGCACGCGGCACCCGCAAGGGGCACACGATGGCCAGCCAGCCGTTCACCGGCGGCACGCTCGTGGGCACGACGCACGGGGACGGGTTCCACCTGCACGCCCGCCCGCATCGCCCCGGCACCCTCGACCTCCCGGACTCCGGACTGGACGGCACGCGCGTGGACCTCGTGACCGCCCACCCCGGCGCCGACCCCGCCGCGCTGACCTGGGCGGCGGACCGGGGCGCCGACGTCGTGGTGCTGGCCGGCACCGGCCTGGGCAACGCGGGCCCCGGGCACGCCGAGGCGGTGGCGGAGCTGGCGGACCGCGGCGTGCCGGTGGTGCTCGCCACCCGCACGCTCGCCGGGCCGGTCCTGGGCGTCTACGGCGACGGCGGCGGAGCGGACATCCTCGCGGCCGGCGCCGTGCCCGCCGGGGAGCTGACCCCCTTCCAGGCCCGGATCCTGGCGGCCACCGTCGCCGCCTCCCACCCCGACCCCCCAGAGTTCAGGGCGCAGTTCGAACGGCTGCGCTGA
- a CDS encoding MerR family transcriptional regulator has protein sequence MVTHTDLMTIGEFSSLSRLSVRMLRHYDAHGVLVPEHVDAHSGYRRYAPAQLRDAADIRNLRDVGLGVSAITALLAARGTSTWTDALALQRCTLVEELHAARERLSLIDRMLTPGEIPMTIQLNRTAVPAMTVVALRGTVPSYSDEGRLWERLMPALQQQGIRPVGPYTQISQAHDLIVQRMEAEGLAARQDGTLASKVFNRYLVTPDQAAPEDLVTEVCRPLA, from the coding sequence ATGGTCACGCACACGGACCTCATGACGATCGGCGAGTTCAGCTCGCTCTCCCGCCTCTCCGTGCGGATGCTCCGCCACTACGACGCCCACGGCGTCCTGGTGCCGGAGCACGTCGACGCGCACAGCGGGTACCGCCGCTACGCCCCCGCCCAGCTGCGGGACGCCGCGGACATCCGGAACCTGCGCGACGTCGGCCTCGGCGTCTCGGCCATCACCGCCCTCCTCGCCGCCCGCGGCACCTCGACCTGGACCGATGCGCTCGCCCTGCAGCGGTGCACCCTGGTCGAGGAGCTGCACGCGGCCCGGGAACGGCTTTCCCTCATCGACCGCATGCTCACCCCAGGAGAGATCCCCATGACCATCCAGCTGAACCGCACCGCCGTCCCTGCCATGACCGTCGTCGCCCTGCGCGGCACCGTCCCGTCTTACTCCGACGAGGGCCGCCTGTGGGAGAGGCTCATGCCCGCCCTGCAGCAGCAAGGCATCAGGCCCGTCGGCCCGTACACGCAGATCTCGCAGGCACACGACCTGATCGTCCAGCGCATGGAGGCCGAGGGGCTGGCTGCCCGGCAGGACGGGACCCTGGCCTCCAAGGTATTCAACCGCTATCTCGTGACGCCGGACCAGGCCGCGCCTGAGGATCTCGTGACGGAGGTGTGCAGGCCGCTGGCGTGA
- a CDS encoding GNAT family N-acetyltransferase, giving the protein MTTTLTLLDPAGPDREALIALLTGNAWPFHMRPHPSREQVDAAIDDGGWGDEDNRTFWIEHDVHGRVGVVRLEDLTDPTPLFDLRVAERFRGRGLGVEILTALTRHVFETMPDVDRFEGQTREDNSPMLRTFQRAGWVKEAHYRRGWPVEGGEPVASVAYAMLRQDWENGTTTPVPWE; this is encoded by the coding sequence ATGACCACCACCCTCACCCTGCTGGACCCCGCCGGCCCGGACCGCGAGGCGCTCATCGCCCTCCTCACCGGGAACGCGTGGCCGTTCCACATGCGCCCGCACCCCAGCCGGGAGCAGGTCGACGCGGCCATCGACGACGGCGGCTGGGGCGACGAGGACAACCGCACCTTCTGGATCGAGCACGACGTGCACGGTCGCGTCGGCGTCGTGCGCCTCGAGGACCTCACCGACCCCACTCCCCTCTTCGACCTGCGCGTGGCCGAGCGGTTCCGCGGCCGAGGCCTCGGCGTCGAGATCCTCACCGCGCTGACCCGTCACGTGTTCGAGACGATGCCGGACGTCGACCGGTTCGAGGGCCAGACCCGCGAGGACAACTCGCCGATGCTCCGCACCTTCCAGCGGGCCGGCTGGGTCAAGGAGGCCCACTACCGGCGGGGCTGGCCCGTGGAGGGTGGGGAGCCGGTGGCCTCCGTGGCCTATGCGATGCTCCGCCAGGACTGGGAGAACGGCACGACGACGCCCGTGCCGTGGGAGTGA
- a CDS encoding DUF3375 domain-containing protein — MSSLAQALRVHRLVQDDVALRMLRMDSLPLVAGVLATHLGAPNASLPTHELHDALDAELDTLRDHLDLSGRTAKAYCEDWRQAGLLERRIADEAREEVYELTPAARQGLRVVEQLLAPRASVTESRLVSLLTALHQLALETDPDTSRRLAALRAEQQALAERIERIASGEDTVLDERRAVERLDDVLTQAADLPVDFARVRARFGELNQELRRRILTDEGLPGDVLENVFRGVDLIESSDEGQTFAAFSRMVRDPAMSAAFQADIRAVLERDFAADLPPATRRAVRGLARTLQDGSSAVQDTLTEFARGLRRYVLSQEYHRDRRLHVALREALSAAADAAPATRPYRQTGRDLDLTGMSLRSVGEISLHDPREFDVGPALADAAVATVDMAALRALARETEIDFTELRENVNRTLEGKDGAPASATVADVLELHPATQGVASVVGLLSLAAQHGQVDPDAVDLLRWPAAAGMHSAHVIRHRFTERLP, encoded by the coding sequence ATGTCCTCTCTCGCCCAGGCGCTCCGGGTCCACCGCCTCGTGCAGGACGACGTCGCCCTGCGCATGCTGCGCATGGACTCCCTGCCCCTCGTGGCCGGCGTCCTCGCCACCCATCTGGGCGCCCCGAACGCGAGCCTGCCCACGCACGAGCTGCATGACGCCCTCGACGCCGAGCTCGACACCCTGCGGGACCACCTGGACCTCTCGGGGCGGACAGCCAAGGCGTACTGCGAGGACTGGCGGCAGGCGGGACTGCTCGAGCGGCGCATCGCGGACGAGGCCCGCGAGGAGGTCTACGAGCTGACGCCGGCCGCGCGGCAGGGGCTCCGCGTCGTCGAGCAGCTCCTCGCACCGCGCGCGAGCGTCACCGAGTCCCGCCTCGTCTCCCTCCTCACCGCGCTCCATCAGCTGGCCCTCGAGACCGACCCGGACACCTCCCGCCGGCTGGCCGCCCTGCGGGCTGAGCAGCAGGCCCTGGCGGAGCGCATCGAGCGCATCGCCTCCGGTGAGGACACCGTGCTGGATGAGCGACGCGCGGTGGAGCGGCTCGACGACGTGCTCACCCAGGCGGCCGACCTCCCCGTGGACTTCGCCCGGGTCCGGGCACGGTTCGGGGAGCTCAATCAGGAGCTGCGGCGTCGCATCCTCACGGACGAGGGGCTTCCCGGCGACGTCCTGGAGAACGTGTTCCGCGGCGTGGACCTCATCGAGTCCTCGGACGAGGGCCAGACCTTCGCCGCGTTCTCCCGCATGGTGCGGGACCCCGCGATGTCCGCGGCGTTCCAGGCCGACATCCGGGCCGTCCTCGAGCGCGACTTCGCCGCGGATCTGCCGCCCGCCACGCGGCGTGCGGTGCGTGGCCTCGCACGCACCCTGCAGGACGGCTCGTCCGCCGTGCAGGACACGCTCACGGAGTTCGCCCGCGGCCTGCGCCGCTACGTCCTCTCCCAGGAGTACCACCGGGACCGCCGTCTGCACGTGGCCCTCCGGGAGGCGCTCAGCGCCGCCGCCGACGCCGCCCCGGCCACGCGTCCCTACCGGCAGACGGGGCGGGACCTGGACCTCACCGGCATGTCCCTGCGCTCCGTCGGGGAGATCTCCCTGCACGATCCCCGCGAGTTCGACGTCGGTCCTGCCCTCGCGGACGCCGCCGTGGCCACGGTGGACATGGCCGCCCTGCGTGCGCTCGCCCGTGAGACGGAGATCGACTTCACGGAACTGCGCGAGAACGTGAACCGCACCCTCGAGGGGAAGGACGGCGCGCCGGCCTCGGCCACGGTCGCCGACGTCCTCGAGCTGCACCCCGCCACGCAGGGGGTGGCGAGCGTCGTCGGACTCCTCTCCCTCGCCGCGCAGCACGGCCAAGTGGACCCCGACGCCGTCGACCTCCTCCGCTGGCCCGCCGCCGCCGGGATGCACTCCGCGCACGTGATCCGCCACCGCTTCACCGAAAGGCTCCCCTGA
- a CDS encoding DUF4194 domain-containing protein has product MTPDSDDAATPPATDAAHTAGAAPTLWEGDLGTLGEQSRRALLELLQGPYLSGRRRPQLWQALIADEAAIRSRLHDLFLDVVIDQHDEFAFTRRVATDEIAVPAALRSKSMTFLDTAMLLVLRQHLLTAAGERRVIVGRDEVFEQLAVYQQGDDSGWARRLNSSWTKMLNSFSVLQQLEDDRAEVSPVLKVMIGPEEARAFTELYREIAAGQNDDDADVTTQEDDR; this is encoded by the coding sequence ATGACCCCGGATTCCGACGACGCGGCGACTCCGCCCGCCACGGACGCTGCGCATACCGCCGGCGCCGCGCCCACGCTGTGGGAGGGCGATCTCGGCACGCTCGGAGAGCAGTCACGACGCGCACTGCTCGAACTCCTCCAGGGTCCGTACCTCTCCGGCCGCCGTCGCCCCCAGCTGTGGCAGGCCCTGATCGCCGACGAGGCCGCCATCCGCTCGCGGCTGCACGACCTGTTCCTCGACGTGGTGATCGACCAGCATGACGAGTTCGCGTTCACACGCAGGGTCGCGACGGACGAGATCGCGGTGCCGGCCGCCCTGCGCTCCAAGTCCATGACGTTCCTGGACACCGCGATGCTCCTGGTCCTGCGCCAGCACCTGCTGACGGCGGCCGGCGAACGCCGCGTGATCGTGGGCCGGGACGAGGTCTTCGAGCAGCTGGCCGTGTACCAGCAGGGTGACGACTCCGGGTGGGCGCGCCGACTGAACAGCTCGTGGACCAAGATGCTCAACAGCTTCTCCGTCCTCCAGCAGCTGGAGGACGACCGCGCCGAGGTCTCGCCGGTGCTCAAGGTGATGATCGGCCCGGAGGAGGCCCGGGCGTTCACCGAGCTGTACCGCGAGATCGCGGCGGGGCAGAACGACGACGACGCGGATGTCACGACCCAGGAGGACGACCGATGA
- a CDS encoding ATP-binding protein, translated as MTAPHPAQEQDTFDLGIEFPGRDTADIRQWRLEEVQIANWGTMDGRIHRFPVSRRGHLITGPSGSGKSSILDAIAAVLTPDKWLRFNQAAQGGAERTATRGLVSYVRGAWTRRQDEDEDRVVSAYLRPGATWAGVVLTYRDGAGGVVSLCRQFFLRGTAMSRADMKDLCLLERSAVDLAELQTLIDDGIRTRRVQARWPQAVVTTNGGHGPFYARLRSVFGIRDDAALHLLHRTQSAKGLDSLDQLFRNHMLERPPTFAMADRAVEEFGALRTAYERVVDLRRQRDHLLEVRTAAQEYEAAVAEESRLRRLEAAIHPYHQARFLAEIRRALEEVQASLAGLHAARTEADAEQERAEQRRQHALIALASVGGDRVAELGRQIDAAREQHRERLARRAVLANRLRAADVDAEPSTAVEFGELQAAIAADLEAPPEHPGPSHAQLTELSRLREAVRELEADITALRRRGSTVPRHLASVREDLAEHLGVRTDAVPFVAELLDVDARHQEWTGAIERVLAPLSLTLLIPTRLLSAARTWIDRRHLGVRLRFEEVRPTRAAIRPASSQDSLVHKVTVKQGVFHDWLQARLSERFDLACVSTAAELARHERAVTAAGQVKLSATRYEKDDRFRVDDRSRWVLGDPAAKLEVLVEERAARQAAFAVVEGEVQRAQERADAERRRRATLRSVLETPWTDVDHAALERRIADLRAQADELSAASGDLQAARRRDEAAQQDLRTARQAADEARLAAAQAERRRAELTQEARELEAESTGREPLPAELTAELDARFRAVRRSATRSALTESADLVRRDVSALAERARSAGAQAGERCTVLTTQFSRQWAVAAADASPGVEDRGTYLAILERIVGQGLPEHEDRFHQILHERSSVLFGELHRAISTAPGEIEDRVDPINSALRRSPFDEGRFLHLRVRVRRPEAAQQFLRDLSAVAENAWADDSLDDAERRYTALAGIMDRLASSDHVDRVWRQQCLDTREHVTFLAQEVDDAGAVHATYDSGAAMSGGQQQKLVVFCLAAALRYQLAAPEDPRPRYGTVILDEAFDKADARYTRMAMDVFVEFGFQMVLATPQKLLQTIAPYVGGITTVENPTRRLTQIAEVMWEDEEK; from the coding sequence ATGACCGCACCTCATCCCGCGCAGGAGCAGGACACGTTCGACCTCGGCATCGAGTTCCCCGGCCGCGACACAGCGGACATCCGCCAGTGGCGCCTCGAGGAGGTCCAGATCGCCAACTGGGGCACCATGGACGGTCGCATCCACCGCTTCCCCGTCTCGCGCCGCGGGCACCTGATCACGGGGCCCTCGGGCTCGGGCAAGTCCTCGATCCTGGACGCGATCGCCGCCGTCCTCACCCCGGACAAGTGGCTGCGCTTCAACCAGGCCGCGCAGGGCGGGGCGGAGCGGACGGCCACGCGCGGCCTGGTCTCCTACGTGCGCGGCGCGTGGACCCGCCGGCAGGACGAGGACGAGGACCGCGTGGTCTCCGCGTACCTGCGCCCCGGGGCCACGTGGGCCGGCGTCGTCCTCACGTATCGCGACGGCGCGGGCGGCGTCGTCTCGCTGTGCCGACAGTTCTTCCTGCGCGGCACCGCGATGTCCCGGGCCGACATGAAGGACCTGTGCCTGCTCGAGCGCTCTGCCGTGGACCTGGCCGAACTGCAGACGCTGATCGACGACGGCATCAGGACCCGCCGTGTGCAGGCACGCTGGCCGCAGGCCGTCGTCACCACGAACGGCGGTCACGGCCCGTTCTACGCGCGCCTGCGCTCGGTGTTCGGCATCCGCGACGACGCCGCGCTGCACCTGCTGCACCGGACCCAGTCCGCCAAGGGGCTGGACTCGCTGGACCAGCTGTTCCGCAACCACATGCTGGAGCGGCCGCCGACGTTCGCCATGGCGGACCGCGCGGTCGAGGAGTTCGGCGCGCTGCGCACCGCGTACGAGCGCGTCGTGGACCTGCGCCGGCAGCGGGACCACCTGCTCGAGGTGCGCACGGCCGCACAGGAGTACGAGGCCGCCGTCGCCGAGGAGTCCAGGCTGCGCCGCCTCGAGGCCGCCATCCACCCCTACCACCAGGCCAGGTTCCTGGCGGAGATCCGGCGGGCGCTCGAGGAGGTGCAGGCCTCGCTCGCGGGCCTTCACGCGGCGCGCACCGAGGCCGACGCCGAGCAGGAGCGCGCGGAGCAGCGGCGCCAGCACGCCCTGATCGCGCTCGCCAGCGTGGGCGGGGACCGCGTCGCGGAGCTCGGACGGCAGATCGACGCGGCACGGGAGCAGCACCGGGAGCGTCTGGCTCGGCGCGCCGTCCTGGCGAACCGCCTCCGCGCGGCGGACGTGGACGCGGAGCCGAGTACCGCCGTCGAGTTCGGCGAGCTCCAGGCGGCCATCGCCGCGGACCTGGAGGCGCCGCCCGAGCACCCGGGGCCGAGCCACGCCCAGCTGACCGAGCTCAGCCGCCTGCGGGAGGCGGTGCGCGAGCTCGAGGCGGACATCACGGCCCTGCGCCGCCGCGGCAGCACCGTGCCCCGGCACCTGGCGTCGGTCCGGGAGGACCTGGCGGAGCACCTGGGCGTGCGGACGGACGCGGTGCCCTTCGTGGCCGAGCTGCTCGACGTCGACGCGCGCCATCAGGAGTGGACCGGCGCGATCGAGCGCGTGCTCGCCCCGCTCTCGCTGACCCTGCTGATCCCCACGCGGCTGCTCTCGGCGGCCCGGACCTGGATCGACCGGCGCCACCTGGGCGTGCGACTGCGGTTCGAGGAAGTCAGGCCGACGCGGGCCGCCATCCGGCCCGCGAGCAGTCAGGACTCCCTCGTGCACAAGGTGACGGTGAAGCAGGGCGTGTTCCACGACTGGCTCCAGGCCCGCCTCTCCGAGCGGTTCGACCTGGCGTGTGTCAGTACGGCCGCCGAGCTCGCGCGGCACGAGCGGGCCGTGACGGCGGCCGGCCAGGTGAAGCTCTCCGCCACGCGGTACGAGAAGGACGACCGGTTCCGCGTGGATGACCGCTCCCGTTGGGTCCTCGGCGATCCGGCGGCGAAGCTGGAGGTGCTGGTCGAGGAGCGCGCCGCGCGCCAGGCGGCGTTCGCCGTCGTCGAGGGCGAGGTCCAGCGGGCCCAGGAGCGGGCCGATGCGGAGCGCCGGCGCCGCGCCACTCTGCGCAGCGTGCTCGAGACCCCGTGGACGGACGTGGACCACGCGGCACTGGAGCGCCGGATCGCGGACCTCCGGGCGCAGGCGGATGAGCTCAGCGCCGCCAGCGGCGATCTGCAGGCCGCCCGTCGCAGGGACGAGGCCGCCCAGCAGGACCTCCGGACCGCCCGCCAGGCCGCTGACGAGGCCCGACTGGCCGCCGCCCAGGCCGAGCGCCGCCGAGCCGAGCTCACCCAGGAGGCGCGAGAGCTCGAGGCGGAGAGCACCGGCCGCGAGCCGCTCCCAGCGGAGCTCACCGCCGAGCTCGACGCCCGCTTCCGGGCCGTGCGCCGCTCCGCCACGCGTTCCGCCCTGACGGAGAGCGCCGACCTCGTGCGCCGGGACGTGAGCGCGCTGGCCGAACGCGCGCGTTCCGCGGGTGCGCAGGCGGGGGAGCGCTGCACCGTGCTCACCACGCAGTTCTCCCGCCAGTGGGCGGTGGCGGCCGCGGACGCCTCGCCCGGCGTCGAGGACCGCGGCACGTACCTGGCGATCCTCGAGCGCATCGTGGGGCAGGGGCTGCCCGAGCACGAGGACCGGTTCCACCAGATCCTGCACGAGCGCTCCTCCGTGCTCTTCGGCGAGCTCCACCGGGCCATCAGCACCGCGCCCGGGGAGATCGAGGACCGCGTGGACCCCATCAACTCGGCGCTGCGGCGCTCCCCCTTCGACGAGGGGCGGTTCCTGCACCTGCGTGTGCGCGTGCGTCGTCCCGAGGCGGCGCAGCAGTTCCTCCGCGACCTCTCCGCCGTGGCGGAGAACGCGTGGGCCGACGACTCCCTCGACGATGCCGAGCGGCGCTACACCGCGCTGGCCGGGATCATGGACCGCCTCGCCTCCTCGGACCACGTGGACCGGGTGTGGCGGCAGCAGTGCCTGGACACGCGCGAGCACGTCACCTTCCTCGCGCAGGAGGTCGACGACGCCGGCGCCGTCCACGCCACGTACGACTCGGGCGCCGCGATGTCCGGCGGGCAGCAGCAGAAGCTCGTGGTCTTCTGCCTCGCCGCGGCTCTGCGCTACCAGCTGGCCGCCCCCGAGGACCCGCGCCCGCGGTACGGGACGGTGATCCTGGATGAGGCGTTCGACAAGGCCGACGCCCGCTACACGCGCATGGCCATGGACGTGTTCGTGGAGTTCGGCTTCCAGATGGTGCTCGCCACCCCTCAGAAGCTCCTGCAGACCATCGCCCCCTACGTCGGCGGCATCACCACGGTGGAGAACCCGACGCGGCGGCTCACCCAGATCGCCGAGGTGATGTGGGAGGACGAGGAGAAGTGA
- a CDS encoding Wadjet anti-phage system protein JetD domain-containing protein has protein sequence MVAPEAARELARRALARSHRGWTLGEVPTPAWSLPLKPPTEQVVLADPQAAQSWARGWRAATLPAGIRVEWAERSWRSVGRQQVPVRVHAVTPDALVAWVGGREAREQRVFAERVAAMRRLAEAWGGSGPSAAGGAGSAPQTQDDDGEAAADPRELTLAAALRRHAQRLTDLSEPDFLRVVAVLEWLRTTPVQGLRPRQLPIRGVDSKWFGAHRTLLEALHAPQEGGLGIVDAHPTVRVRILDPALRPEGLRDLEVPLEQAAAWPIAPARVLVVENSETLLCLPDAPGAVAVWGRGFDTAATVLPWLRGAELHYWGDLDSHGFAILHRYRTRLPQLRSVLMDVRTLEAFRDLCVPDPTPFRGALATLTSDEARALERLRAEGDVRLEQERVGWDHALSALDAHFVFCDAGDRAAGGEDADGRRIAS, from the coding sequence ATGGTGGCTCCGGAGGCGGCGCGCGAGCTGGCGCGTCGGGCCCTGGCCCGGTCGCATCGCGGGTGGACCCTCGGCGAGGTGCCCACCCCCGCGTGGTCGCTGCCGCTCAAGCCGCCCACGGAGCAGGTCGTCCTCGCCGACCCGCAGGCCGCGCAGTCCTGGGCACGGGGCTGGCGGGCCGCCACCCTGCCCGCGGGCATCCGGGTGGAGTGGGCCGAGCGCAGCTGGCGCAGCGTCGGGCGGCAACAGGTGCCCGTACGCGTCCACGCGGTCACCCCGGACGCGCTCGTGGCGTGGGTCGGCGGGCGCGAGGCGCGGGAGCAGCGGGTCTTCGCGGAGCGCGTCGCAGCGATGCGGCGGCTGGCCGAGGCGTGGGGCGGGTCGGGCCCGTCGGCTGCGGGTGGGGCGGGGTCAGCCCCGCAGACACAGGACGACGACGGCGAGGCCGCCGCCGACCCCCGCGAGCTGACACTCGCCGCGGCACTGCGGCGCCACGCGCAGCGCCTCACCGACCTGAGCGAGCCGGACTTCCTGCGCGTGGTCGCGGTGCTGGAGTGGCTGCGGACCACGCCCGTGCAGGGCCTGCGGCCGCGTCAGCTGCCGATCCGCGGGGTCGACTCGAAGTGGTTCGGGGCGCACCGCACCCTGCTGGAAGCGCTGCACGCGCCACAGGAGGGCGGTCTCGGGATCGTCGACGCCCACCCGACGGTGCGCGTCCGCATCCTCGATCCGGCCCTGCGCCCGGAGGGACTGCGTGATCTGGAGGTCCCGCTGGAGCAGGCCGCCGCGTGGCCGATCGCGCCCGCGCGCGTGCTCGTGGTGGAGAACAGCGAGACGCTGCTGTGTCTGCCGGACGCCCCGGGCGCCGTCGCCGTGTGGGGCCGGGGCTTCGACACCGCGGCAACAGTGCTGCCGTGGCTGCGGGGCGCGGAGCTGCACTACTGGGGCGACCTGGACTCCCACGGCTTCGCGATCCTCCACCGGTACCGCACCCGCCTGCCGCAGCTGCGCAGCGTGCTCATGGACGTCCGGACCCTCGAGGCGTTCCGCGACCTGTGCGTCCCGGATCCCACGCCCTTCCGTGGCGCGCTGGCCACGCTGACCTCGGACGAGGCGCGCGCGCTGGAGCGGCTGCGTGCCGAGGGCGACGTGCGGCTCGAGCAGGAGCGGGTCGGGTGGGACCACGCGCTCTCGGCGCTGGACGCGCACTTCGTCTTCTGCGACGCGGGCGATCGTGCCGCCGGTGGCGAGGACGCGGACGGTCGGCGGATCGCGTCATGA
- a CDS encoding metal-dependent hydrolase codes for MMGPSHAATGAAAWLALTGPASPIASLHLPPELQLLGALTTAGAALISDWDHPRATIAHALPPVTELMARGIRRVAGGHRRGTHSLAGIAVFTALSVAAAAIQVPVAGLTYGVGQGVIAAFLVAVAATALRLLPRGGRVSAWALGVVAAVLGTVLGDGLWWIPASVAIGVTVHILGDALTNNGVALLWPLRPDPPCRLWCWQPGGRFRLPLLGTTGSWREWAFVSVLTAFTVVRAVHLAPPAARGVAGLLGAGAPS; via the coding sequence ATGATGGGTCCGTCCCACGCGGCGACCGGCGCCGCGGCCTGGCTGGCGCTGACCGGCCCGGCGTCGCCGATCGCGTCCCTGCACCTGCCCCCGGAGCTGCAGCTGCTCGGCGCGCTCACCACCGCCGGGGCCGCTCTGATCAGCGACTGGGACCACCCGCGCGCCACCATCGCCCACGCCCTGCCGCCCGTGACCGAGCTGATGGCGCGCGGCATCCGCAGGGTGGCCGGCGGGCACCGGAGGGGCACGCACTCGCTGGCGGGGATCGCCGTGTTCACCGCGCTGTCGGTCGCCGCCGCGGCCATTCAGGTGCCGGTGGCCGGGCTCACCTACGGCGTCGGTCAGGGCGTCATCGCCGCGTTCCTCGTGGCGGTCGCCGCCACGGCGCTGCGCCTGCTGCCGCGGGGCGGGCGGGTGTCCGCGTGGGCGCTGGGCGTCGTCGCCGCGGTGCTGGGCACCGTCCTGGGGGACGGGCTGTGGTGGATCCCCGCGTCCGTGGCGATCGGGGTGACCGTGCACATCCTCGGCGACGCCCTCACCAACAACGGCGTGGCCCTGCTCTGGCCCCTCCGGCCGGACCCGCCCTGCCGCCTCTGGTGCTGGCAGCCGGGCGGGCGGTTCCGGCTCCCCCTGCTCGGCACCACCGGGTCCTGGCGGGAATGGGCGTTCGTCTCCGTGCTGACCGCGTTCACCGTCGTGCGCGCCGTGCACCTGGCCCCGCCCGCGGCCCGCGGGGTGGCCGGGCTGCTGGGAGCGGGGGCCCCGTCATGA